The region TCTGACCCGGTGCGAGGCTTTACCGTGTACGCCAATGGTCTCAAAAGCGGGGTACACCTGGGGCTGGGGGACTTTGCCGCCAAGGTGGAGAAATTCGCCCGGGTCTGGCCGGTGTTGGTCCAGCGGGGCTATGTCAGCCAGGTCAATCTCATTAATCTGGACTATCCGTTGCGGGTGCTCCTCACTCTGAAGGGCGGGGACGATTCCCCGGTAGGGATGGAGAGGTGACACAGGAACTCATCGTCGGACTGGACATCGGCACCACCAAGGTCTGCGCCGTGGTGGGGGAGGTGCGGGACCAGCAGCTGGACATCGTGGGCATCGGCACCGCGCCCACGGCGGGGGGCCTGAGGAAAGGCGTGGTGGTCAATATCGACACCACCGTGCGGGCCATCCGCAAGGCGGTGGAGGAAGCCGAGACCATGGCCGGCTGCGAAATCCGCTCCGTCTACACCGGGGTGGCGGGGGCCCACATCCAGGGACACAACAGCCACGGGGTCATCGTTATCAAGGACCGGGAGGTCACGCCCCTGGAGGTGGAGCGGGTGGTGGAGTCCGCCAAGCTCATGGTCTCGGTGCCGTCCGACCGGGCGGTGATCCACACCCTGGTGCAGGAGTTCCTCATCGACGGCCAGGACGGCATCAAGGACCCGGTGGGCATCCACGGGGTGCGCCTGGAGTGCCGGGTGCATATCGTCACCGCGGCGGTGAACGCCTTAAACAACATCGTCAAATGCACCAACAAGGCCGGCCTGGAGGTGAGCGGCATCGCCCTGCAGGGGCTGGTCTGCGGCGAGGCGGTCCTCACCGAAGAAGAAAAGGCCTTAGGGGTGGCCTTGCTGGATTTCGGCGGCGGCACCACCGACTTGGCCATCTTCGCCGGCAATTCCCTGCGTTACAGTTCCGTCATCCCGGTGGCCGGCAACAACATCACCAACGACATCGCCGTGGGCCTGCAGACCTCGCTGCCCAACGCCGAGGCCCTGAAGCGGGAATACGGCTGCTGCCTCAACGTCCTGGGACAGCAGGAGGAGCCCATCGAAATCCCCGGTCTGGGGGGGAGGCGGCCCCGGAGCATCTCCCGCCGGGAACTGGCGGAGATCATCCACCTGAGGCTCTCCGAGCTTCTGGGCCTCATCGCCAAGGAGATCCACCGGGCCGGTCCGGCGCACCCGGTCTTGGCCGGCGCGGTCATCTGCGGCGGCTCCTCCTTGATTCCGGGGCTGGAGCAACTGGTGGAGGAGACCCTGAACCTGCCCGCCCGGGTGGGCTATCCCCTGGTAACGGGCGGGCTCACCGACGTCATGCGGGACCCGGCCTACGCCACCGGGGTGGGGCTGGTGCTCTATGGCCACCGCTTGCAGCAGAGCGGTTCCTCCGGCCGCAGTCGGGGCGGCCGCAGCCGGGGCGGCAAAGGCGGCTTCTGGCCCCGCCTGAAGAAGTGGTTCCAGGAAGTGGTTTGAGCCCAGGCAACCGGGAGAGCTTGGAAGACCGTCGTCACTGAGTGAGCATTTTGCATCGGGAAGTCCCGAGGGGGTATGACACACATGAAGATTCAGCTGGTGCCCAGCGAACTCTCCGCCAAGATCAAGGTCATCGGCATCGGCGGAGCCGGCGGCAATGCCATCAACGACATGATCAGAGCCAACATGGTGGGGGTGGATTTCATCGCCGCCAACACCGATGCCATGTCCCTGGAGCGCAGCCTGGCCCCGGTGAAGATCCAGTTGGGGCCCAACGTCACCCGGGGCCTGGGGGCCGGCGGCAATCCCGAGGTGGGCCGGGAGGCCACCCGGGAGGAGGCGGAGCGCATCAAGCAGGTGCTCTCCGGGGCCGACATGGTCTTCATCGCCGCCGGCATGGGGGGCGGCACCGGCACCGGCGGCGCCCCGGTGGTGGCGGAGATCAGCCGGGAGGTGGGCGCCCTCACCGTGGCGGTGGTGAGCAAGCCCTTTGAATTTGAGGGCAAGATGAAGGCCCGCCTGGCGGACAAAGGCATCGATGAGCTGCGCCGGGTGGCGGACACCATTATCACCATCCCCAACGACCGCCTCTTTGCCCTGGGCTCCAAAAACTCCCGCACCGCCGACATCTTTTCCCTGGCCAACGAGGTCCTGGGCGCCGCGGTGCGGGGCATCTCCGACCTCATCCTGGTGCCCGGCTTCGTCAAGGTGGACTTTGCCGACGTGCGCACCATCATGAAGGAAGGGGGCATGGCCCTCATGGGCACCGGCCAAGCCTCGGGGAGCGCCCGGGCCATGGAGGCGGCCAACAAGGCCATCTCCCACCCCTTGCTGGAGGACATCTCCATCCGGGGAGCCCGGGGCATCCTCATCAACATCACCAGCAGCCCGGAGACCTTCACCATGGAGGAGCTCCGGGAAGTCTGCATGATCATCCAGAACGAGGCCCACGAGGACGCCCTCATCAAGTGGGGTCTGGTCTATGATGAGAGCCTCCAGGAAGACCTCAAGGTGACGGTCATCGCCACCGGCATCGGCAGCCGCACCGAGGTGAGCACGGAGGACCTCTGGCGGCCGCCGGCGCCGGAACCCGTCGAGGCGGTGGATGAGCTGGAGATCCCCACCTTCATGCGCCGGGGCAAGGACCTGCCTCGCTCCGGGGCCGAAGCCGGGGCGGAGAAACGTTCGGCGGCCCTGAGCTCCATGCCGGGCAAGAAATACATCGTCCATCCGGACCTGCAGTACGAGGAGAGCGAGCTGGACACCCCCGCCTTCCTGCGCAAGGTGGAATAAGGTT is a window of Desulfobaccales bacterium DNA encoding:
- the ftsA gene encoding cell division protein FtsA, whose product is MTQELIVGLDIGTTKVCAVVGEVRDQQLDIVGIGTAPTAGGLRKGVVVNIDTTVRAIRKAVEEAETMAGCEIRSVYTGVAGAHIQGHNSHGVIVIKDREVTPLEVERVVESAKLMVSVPSDRAVIHTLVQEFLIDGQDGIKDPVGIHGVRLECRVHIVTAAVNALNNIVKCTNKAGLEVSGIALQGLVCGEAVLTEEEKALGVALLDFGGGTTDLAIFAGNSLRYSSVIPVAGNNITNDIAVGLQTSLPNAEALKREYGCCLNVLGQQEEPIEIPGLGGRRPRSISRRELAEIIHLRLSELLGLIAKEIHRAGPAHPVLAGAVICGGSSLIPGLEQLVEETLNLPARVGYPLVTGGLTDVMRDPAYATGVGLVLYGHRLQQSGSSGRSRGGRSRGGKGGFWPRLKKWFQEVV
- the ftsZ gene encoding cell division protein FtsZ; the protein is MKIQLVPSELSAKIKVIGIGGAGGNAINDMIRANMVGVDFIAANTDAMSLERSLAPVKIQLGPNVTRGLGAGGNPEVGREATREEAERIKQVLSGADMVFIAAGMGGGTGTGGAPVVAEISREVGALTVAVVSKPFEFEGKMKARLADKGIDELRRVADTIITIPNDRLFALGSKNSRTADIFSLANEVLGAAVRGISDLILVPGFVKVDFADVRTIMKEGGMALMGTGQASGSARAMEAANKAISHPLLEDISIRGARGILINITSSPETFTMEELREVCMIIQNEAHEDALIKWGLVYDESLQEDLKVTVIATGIGSRTEVSTEDLWRPPAPEPVEAVDELEIPTFMRRGKDLPRSGAEAGAEKRSAALSSMPGKKYIVHPDLQYEESELDTPAFLRKVE